CAGATATATTGCATTTTATGGTATGTGTGCAAGGATGCAGACAATCTGCATAGGGAGTTCATTCTACTTTCCCACATATACTAACTCTAAATCAATCCACATGTCTGGCATGCTGAGAttagtttaccaaaaaaaaaaaaaatcaaaaacaccAACTTAACCACAATTTCTAGTTAGTCAAGGTGTTACATGTAAAACTGGCTAACGTGAAGTTTTTCTCTTGATAACGGGCAATTTGTGCATCGAAATCAGTACAAACTAGTAAGATGAAAATAGTATGCATAATATTTATTTAGattcatttttatatttaaatcaatCAAAATATAGATAAAAACTTGAGGATCCGATTAATATCTGTATCCGTacatatatctataaaaaaaaatagatatgattaTAGATAGACAACTATCTGATTCGCATCCGAATATTTGAACCTACCTATAatctcatataattttatataatatttatcaattttttaaaaatatataattatatagacatgctattaatttgatttatcttttatttaataatattttttaattttataattataaaatttaattatctaatttatatttataattatatttatatttttaatatttaaattacacCTGtatctatttaaattaaatataaatataaatttttatattcaaataaTATCTGCACCTTTATTTGCATTCGCCAATAAGATAAATATGAGTATGAATAATATGCTTTATCTGATCCGGTTTCTGCCCTACAAAGCAGACGCCTGGTTTCTTGCAGAAGACCCCTAAACACAACCAATAGTACAGAGAAGTTTCTCCATATAAGCTAATTGCCCCACATTTCAGAGGCGGAAGGGTTCTAGACGCTGGCGAGCGAGAGAGATAGAGGGCGAGAGCGCTCGCGCGCGCGCAATGGAGGCGTCTTCCGCCGTGAAGCGGCCCCTCGAGGTCTCCTCCAGCGACCCCAACAGCCCCTTCCCCTCCCCTTCCTCCGCCGCCGCGGCCTCCAAGCGCCGCCCCCCGCACTCGCCCGCTGCCCCCTTCCGGGCCCTCTCGCCGCGGCTGAAGTCCTCCCCCAACGAAACCCTCTTCCGCATCCTCTGTCCCGCCGATCGGACCGGCGGGGTCATCGGCAAGGGCGGTTCCATCGTCCGTCAGTTCCGCGAGGAGACCGGCGCTAAGATCCGAATCGAGGACCCCGTCCCGGGCTCCGAGGACCGCGTCATTACCATCATCGCCGAGGCGCCGCCGAAGAAGCGGCGGGAGGATGGCGGAGGGAACGGCGGCGAGGCGGCTGAGGACGATCCCTCCCCGGCCCAGCGGGCCCTTGTTAGGGTTTTCGAGAGGATGCTTAGGGTAGAGAGTGAGAGGGTTGGGGAAGgaaatggaggaggaggaggagaaggaggaggggAGGAGAAGGAGATACAGGGGCAGGTGGTGTGCAAGCTTCTGGCGCCCAGCAGCCAAGTGGGGTGTATTCTTGGGAAAGGAGGAAAGATCGTTGAGAAAATCAGACAAGAGAGCGGAGCTCAGATTAGAATTTTTGGGAAGGATCAGGTGCCACTGTGTGCTGTTGCTGGGGACGAGCTGATCCATGTAAGCTGTCAACGATCTTTATCCATTTTTTTATTCGTTTCTGGTTTTTGCATGTTCTGAATATGCATGCATGACGTGGATATGCTTCCGTCAACCTGATAATTATGACTATTCACAATCTCTCGATCGCATTGGAATTTTATTAGGCATCGCAGCATGGAAAAGTAATAAAGATGTGGTTTTCATAGTGCTATGTTTTCATTGCTATTCAGTTAAGGTTCCTGTCTGCTTCTTATATAATTTCATATGTCTCATTTCTCAACCGTGATTGATGTAGTGTTTTTTTTTCCCTTTGAAGTGTTATAGAGATagctgacttcgaactttttacTATGTAATTCTCTTTTCATTCATCTAATGGACAAGAACCGTCTCAAATAAAAGAACCAAATGGAAGTTCTTAGGCATTCCAATCCTTTCAGTGAATCTTGCAAGAAATTCATCTGGATCGTGGTACCTTAAATGTTGTATAATCACCCATAACCACCATTAGGTTAAGAGGAAGTATCAATCTCATATCCAATAGTGGAAAAGAGCTAATAacgtaatatttatttattatttatattcttTTCTTCTGCCATTTGCAAACTTCAAGGTCATCCTTAAATATAgaaaagctcttcgatctgcctgAATTTTCTTATAATTAATTGATGATGGAGCTTCGTTAGTGATATTGTTTCGCTGATAACTAGCAGAATGGTAACAATTCATCATAATAATATGAGAATCATAAGTGGGACATGGCTGTCTAGAAAGGTGTCAAATATGGAAATGAAAGAACCccataaactgaaataaacctaTTTGTGTAGCAAGCAGAGAGCCTTGACAATGGTATTCCAGCCATAATTGTGCAAGCAAGATGAAGTGCAGATGAAATTCAAAAGCAATATGTAGCATTGAAATTTCTTGTTTCTACCTCAATTTTATCCAATCAGCTCAGCTTTATCTGGAAAAAGCTGGTTTTGGGCTCAAGCCCTTGTCTGAGAACTGGTTCGGACATTCTTCTTTCTGTGCTAATTTTAATATGGTTCAGTTGTATAGGTTTGAATAAACAATGCTATTGCACTTATTTGGATTATATGAAGTTAAATTAAATGTTTGATGGCATAACCTATTTCGATCATTCGTAATAGGAAGGAAATACATTACCATGATCCATGCATAGGCTCTCAAACTGGTGGATCGTGCTGTCATCTGTGTCGTTCTTTGAATGGAAGCGAGACTGACTCATTCTCCATCTTTCAAATATATAGAAAAAAAACTACTTTTTTGAATTAATTTCTCCTATTTGACCAATGTGCATCTTTCTCCCCCATTTCCTGTTCCTCTGCCTTTCTCTTTTTATACCTGCTTCTCAAACAAAGCCCTCCTGAGATCAATGTACATGCCACTTTGTTTCTGCAGTCTCCTCACTACAGAGAGAGTCAATGGAGCGTCTTGGGTGTATCAGATGTACTATGTGTGGCCCCAAAAATCTGAAGATGGTTCTTTTGCTCGAGAAATTATTTCTAAGAGAAATTAAAACCAGTTCAATCAGTTATGAAATCTTTTCCAGGCCTTGGTACTGTCTTTACCTTCGACCAATGCACCCCAAACCCACAACTTTTCTTTCCTTCCATTCTCTATAGCATTCAATTTACAATAGAAAATCCCTTGCATTAGATTGGGAATTTTGccccttttttttaaaattgctttatatatatataaaagttacgTAGCTGTGCTTGCATGATCTGCTGTgatgatcaaagaaagagataggTTTGGTAGAAGGGGATCGAGAGGTAGAAGAGGGATTTTGTTTAGTTAGTTGACATTTGATTAGATTGGGTTGATTCAATGCCAATCAATGTTAATTTTTCTTCCCAAAAGTGCTTGccaattgatatttttttcttagcTTTAGAATTGGGAGATTTTGAATTTTTGTGCTTTTCTTCCATTGATCAACAACACAATAGGCATATCTTTTCCCTTCCTTTTCTGTTGTGTCATGGTCACTATTATAACACAAAATAATGAGAGCCTCATGCTTTATAGGTATATTGGTGATTCTATGGGGAGAAAGAATATAAGCTAAAACCATTCTATAAGTTTTATATTGGACTGCAAGTGGCTGGTTCTTTTTTTAACTGAGCTAAGAGACTGTGTTGAAGTACAATGAAGAGTTAAGCTTTGCTATTCACGATGGACTTAAGGAACCATTTTGAACATCTAGATGAAAAGCTCGTATTCAACAAAAAAATGTTTGAATTGACAGAAACAATCACAAAATGATGGAAAGGCCTTGGTGATGGGAATTATTTCTTTTGCCTGAATTAAACCTTTTAGTTATGGGTACCATGTGATCTTATCATTGCTTATTTCAAGGTTTTTAATGCTAATGCCATCAACAACTGAATAATGTCATTTGCTAATTTGATTTCACGCTGTTGAAGTGATACTGACTTCGTACAAAACTTTTTTGGTAGATATCTGGGAGTTTCTCTGCTGTAAAGAAAGCACTGCTATCTGTTTCGAGGTGTCTGCAGGATAACCCTAGAACAGAGTCAACTAACTTTACCATTCCGAAGCCATTTGGACCAACCAGTCATGGAGCTGGTCCCCCTACAATGATGGATCCTTATGCTCAAAGAAGCTTATTGCCTAATCAGCATGTCCCAGATTATCATTCCAGAGGATATTCATCAAATCCAGGAATGGACAATTTTGTGCCTGGACATAGAAAGGTTCTAGAAGAGGATGTTATGTTCAGAATATTATGCTCCAATGACAAAGTTGGTAGCATCATTGGGAAAGCTGGTGTAATTATTCGGGGCTTGCAAAGTGAAACTGGTGCAACAATCAAGATTGTTGACCCCATTCCAGATTCAGATGAAAAGGTTATTGTGATATCTGCACGTGAGGTATGTGCAAAATCAAAACATTTATAATTGGCTTAGAAATTGAAGTTCAATTAcccattttattgaaaaatttgagGCTTTTCTGATGTTGGTTTTGGTTATGAGTAGTGCAGACTTCAGAATTAAGACATTCTCCAGCACAAGATGCTGTCCTTCGTGTCCATTCTAGACTTGCAGAGGCAGGATTTGATAAAAGCTCTGCCATTTCTGCAAGGCTTCTAGTTCCTGCACAGCAGATTGGTTGTCTGTTGGGAAAAGGTGGCACCATTATTGCTGAAATGAGAAGGGCTACTGGGGCCAGTATCCGGATTTTTTTAAAGGAACAAGTTCCAAAATGTGCTCAACCAAATGATGAGCTTGTCCAAGTATGAAGCAGTTATTTGATGCTATTAATTTCCTATGCATTACTTTTTGGGGTTTATATGATTATTCACCTGATATACATTTTCAAATTAATGTTTTCAGCCTTCCATTTcactttttatttcttcaagcgGTCAATGTTGGTTGACTGGCTGTCTGCAGTACtcactttttttttgctttgtgcaatgataattatttgaattaatttttgagCAGAGATAATGTAAACTTTTGAGCAATTTGATGATATTAATTTTTCATTGCTcctatgttctttttttttttttgagttataTGATTTACCTGATATAATTTTTCAAATGGATGTTCTAAGCTTTTCCTTGAACTTCCTATTTCTTCAAGTGGTCATATTGGGTGATTGATCGCCTGCATTAATTAGTCAtcattttgct
The sequence above is a segment of the Elaeis guineensis isolate ETL-2024a chromosome 7, EG11, whole genome shotgun sequence genome. Coding sequences within it:
- the LOC140859167 gene encoding LOW QUALITY PROTEIN: KH domain-containing protein HEN4-like (The sequence of the model RefSeq protein was modified relative to this genomic sequence to represent the inferred CDS: inserted 2 bases in 1 codon; substituted 1 base at 1 genomic stop codon), with the translated sequence MEASSAVKRPLEVSSSDPNSPFPSPSSAAAASKRRPPHSPAAPFRALSPRLKSSPNETLFRILCPADRTGGVIGKGGSIVRQFREETGAKIRIEDPVPGSEDRVITIIAEAPPKKRREDGGGNGGEAAEDDPSPAQRALVRVFERMLRVESERVGEGNGGGGGEGGGEEKEIQGQVVCKLLAPSSQVGCILGKGGKIVEKIRQESGAQIRIFGKDQVPLCAVAGDELIHISGSFSAVKKALLSVSRCLQDNPRTESTNFTIPKPFGPTSHGAGPPTMMDPYAQRSLLPNQHVPDYHSRGYSSNPGMDNFVPGHRKVLEEDVMFRILCSNDKVGSIIGKAGVIIRGLQSETGATIKIVDPIPDSDEKVIVISARETSELRHSPAQDAVLRVHSRLAEAGFDKSSAISARLLVPAQQIGCLLGKGGTIIAEMRRATGASIRIFLKEQVPKCAQPNDELVQVTGSFQSVQDALLHITSRIRETIFPMKTFPSAGMTQYTSAASEIPPFPRPIHEPTPPGRYSTVGVFHXCXCSIGLSKIQDRPPPLSHGVDRLAVDRIPMSYGPDTTGPRPAVDHPSPRLWAPEVMSTKTPRGTPDVGTGFRSGGMGSGGQTPVATSNTVEPLETSRKVEHIIPQKDLTYVYGENNSNLAEIRQISGAQFTIHDAVPGATAGRVVISGTPQQVKMGQSLMHAFIMWGRYIKDA